catagcgcgactgcaatgaacgacgtaggaatgtatcgtggccactcgaactgcattcgttgaaccattcgtcggttatatgaaagtgctcattagagttaccccgcacaaaaagtgttggatgtagttttgtagtgtgttgtttatctcgtagagcgcatcgcggcatgtaggtcgagagcccttatacgaaTTTTGTGCATGTTTACtcgagtgtgcgcattgttctataccacacaggccatatttcattcataatagtttcgcaaataaacacgtacgggtcgatctcgtATTGCTTTTGacttaggcatagtgtcttcagatcagggtatgtgtatcctgtttgctgggcccaacagggtagtgcaacatttcccacttcttgaaccatgctaacattgccagaataagaaACTGTGCTGTGtgttccacactcagttgtcttgcgacgtgaacccccaattattatattgggtactccacatgttcaaccagtcagcacttcccatatcctatttttttaaaacatgtgcttaaaattgcacaactgccactcaagtaactttgccaccaaattagtcagtgacaaaaggtatatgtactttatcacaaatttaataaccttgttGGAAAtagttgatggtgtcctctgccttgtacggtgcacttcatatcaaaatacacaatagtccaaatgttttccttgtccacaaatgccctgtcaaagctgaaagactcttatcaaaatggggaagcgggcttgcttgtccagagaaacaaatatgaaactgcagtgctcaacgtaaataactgcatgctcagcaactaaggctggtaaTGCCGAAGatctaatatttctaggttaaaaggaacaaaggagaaaagaccactgcagcgtattaatgttgtttcaaaagtataacaccacaaaatttgtgagagttggtgtatttagttatgttggtcacctcctgcaccaatttttaataagattcaaatgcgttgctaacaaccaggacctaagcctgacctatgatctaataataataatagtatctatctatgacctatatggaccttcaccactagtttggtctaggtttcacacgtggcttctagtgaaattcgaagctgctctgtagagctgacaggagacttgcagagtagagaattttttatttatattttccaaagaacatctAAAAAACAATGTGTTGTACCAACtttattcaaagaaatacaaatatactttgtttcagctatgtgcatattagcagattacaggtgaccgataacacacaatgggcgtcaagggcgACAAGAATagtactaccactgcaggcactgtcctgaaattctaagtcaccatttgtcagaaagcaatgaccacgcacagcctaaggatcatattgagctccttccattattctttttattgacagcatgttggcacccatccagtccatgaaagtgacctttatcgttgaaagaacggttcaacagcaagcgagctggtgatagtgtccacagagttgtacgtaacgcgttacaagtaacgcgttacttggtaacgagttactttttctggtaacgaagtaacgacttagatacttttaaaaaaacgtaacgagtaacgtactttcgttacaaaaattggtaactcagGTAACTCAAGTTACTCGTTACTTTTAAAATTTTCGCCTGATATGAAGTCCTCACTTGAATAACCCTTCTGAagacttctttctttcattcatGAACACGCACATTCAGCCAACGTAAATAGAGAGGGGATTCCGGAACATACATTGCTTTCTTCATGTTAAGAATGGGAGGCTTTTCAGTTTTTTGCACAATACCACAGAGGTCAGGACATGACCTGAATGAGGTGCTGGCAGGGATTATCTTCTCTTGCGTCACTGAGCACGGTGCTGTTGCGCTTTCGACTCTGTCGGAAAAGAAGGCACACGAGAGATCTGTTCCGAAGACGACTTTATTGTCCGATTAGGAGGTGCGATAGGAGGTGCCTTCTTGAAAATGGACCCAGGGTTTTTCCGTGCGCTGTTCCCGTTTCATTTTAACCTCGTCGAATAGAACAACTCTTCAGATCCGAAACGTTCTCGTCAGCAACATGACCTGCCTTGCAACAGCGTCACCGTGGCCTTCGTTGGACCAAATTTTCACGTTCCACGAGGCAAAAAGCAACGGCAATATAGTGTTTTTGTGCTTGCTTTGTAGACCGAAGACGAAATGTATAAGCACATCCAAGTCATCTTACTCCAACTTGAAAAAGCACGTAATGGTAAGCTTCatttgatatttttgttcagCATGCATGCAGAGCGTTGACTGTATACTGCGTTGATTAGTTCTTAATGATAAAACATCGTTTTAACGTAAGTAGGCTAGAGTAATCGAGGCGAATCCGTAAAAAGGTATATCTCGTATAGTTGACGGAAGTTTTCGCAATTTCCTGTGTTTTCACTTGCTCACTTACGAGCTATTTACGATTTCCGAGCTATCAAAAACGCCATCGCTCTAGACCTCGTCTAAGACATGAAGGCTATACATTTCAAAGTCAACGAGCCGAAGACGAAATTGAAGTTCAATCATGTTAAGTTTGGTAGAAGTATTACAAACGACCATACGTGTATATGCACTTGATCCAATCTTATATACACTGGTGGTGCCGCTGGCTATATCAGAGCTGTATGTCCGCCTTCGAGGTGTCATGTTGCTCGGTGCACGGTAGGAATGCGATTAATTTTCACCACCTGGGGTTGTATTAATTGCACGTGTAGCCCGGTAGCTCAGTGGTAAGGTGTTGCATATTCCCGGCATTCGTGAATAGTTTTcgctacagtcactatatatagtgactgtagtttTCGCCTTACTGTAACGGGACGCGGCTATAAATAAACCCGCTAAGAAGCATTTGTGCTCTCTCCACACAACAATACGGGAGCTCGGTTACTCACGAAGTTTCATATTTTACAGAGCATGCACGCATCGAAGATGAGTGTATTTGACGCAGCAGTAAATAAAAAGAGAAATGCAAGTGCCGAACCTAAGGACGAATCTCCACTCAAACAGCTGCGCATCGACGAACCTGGTATGGGCCAGCGGAAGATATGTCAAGACAAGATGAACGACCTTGTTGTGGACTTTGTAGTGAATGGAGCGCATACGTTCTCTGTAGTCCAGGAACCATCTTTTGTAAAAATGTTACAATATCTCGCGCCTACGCAGAAGGTTTTGACGAGAAGAATgctcgttaaaaaaattgaCGAGAAGTTTCTGGAGATGAAGTGTCGTCTACAAGACACCTTCCAGCACCTGAACTACGTAACTGTTACTGCAGATTGCTGGTCCTCCCACCACAGGTATAGACTCGCCTACAGCATATTGTTTCGTAGTGCACTTGTGTTTCGTTTGGATGATTTTCTAATACGTACTCTATCTATTCTAGGCACTTTCTTGGAGTTACCGCTCTTTGGCTTGAACCAGACAGTCTGGACAGAAAGATTGCGACCTTGGCATGCCGTCGAATGGTCGGCAGCGTCACTTATGACAAACTCGCACTAGAGATGAGCAACATTTTTGAGGAGTATGGCATCCAAGGCAAGGTGACTAAGGTCATCACTGACAACGGGTCCAACTTTATCAAAGCATTCCAGTAAGTTTCTTATCCCATACGCTCGTTCATTGACATCACCACTATGGACAcccatttcgttttttttttttttttttttcagatgttATGGAGGCAATGCTGAAGAAGCTGCAGATGAGCCCGACACATACCACAGAGACCTGTCCTCGCTTTTAGACGGGGAAGACTCCATGGTGTGCCTACCACCGTTGTGCCGCGCACACTTTAAACCTTATCGCAACCACAGATGCTGCACGAGCTAATATGGATCCCGAGTACTCCAAAGCGTCAACAAGTGTCTTCAAGAAATGTTCGGCAATTTGGAATAAGCAAGGACAGTCTGTACGTGCAGCCGATATTGTTAAAAGCTACTGTGGTATCTACTTAACACGACCTGTGGCGACGCGGTGGAACTCTTATCACGAAGCGCTCGAGTGTATTCTTCGATTAGTCAACGAGGGTAAAGACATCAATGGACTGTGCCGAGCCTTGAACGTCCCAGTGTTCCAACGAGGCGATGACTTCAAATTTATTGAAGAATACTGCACAGTAAGTACTCTCTCACAAGTATTTTATTCGTTGCATAGCAATTTCTCACGCCCCGAAATAAGCCGTGTACGTATCCCATTAGGTGATGAGCCCACTGTGTGCTGCACTGGATATTCTCCAGGGGGACAAGTACATATTCCTCGGATATCTCCTTCCGACCATAACAGTATTGATAAGAAGACTAGAATACGAGGGCATGAAGGGGCTCAAATTCTGCAGGCCTTTGGTGACTGCGGTCCTTGATGGGATTCAGAAAAGGTACCTAAGTATATAATGCTGCAATGCAGCCCATTTTGGAAATGATGAACTGTCAAGAAAGGCAGTGCCGCGTTAAACGGATTGTGACGGCTCCCTGCAGGGTATACGCAACACTTCTGATATTAATGTATTAACCGCCGACCGTATATTCTCGCAGGTTTGGCCATCTGATGGAGGACAAAGAGCTCCTCCTCGCTGCAGCCGTCCTTCCCCGTTTTAAACTCTCGTGGTTGAAGGACGTGACTCAGCACGCGGCTGTCATGGATATGCTAAGAAGGGAGATCGCAAATAATTCTGCAGCGAAACCCCGCCACACCCCCGTCGTAGTCACGAGACCTCGTGCTGACGATTTTTTTGCGTTCGGCGACGCAGTAAGTGCCTCAGAATCCACAGCATGTACGGAAGACGACGAGCTCACGGAGTACCTGCGGATTCCTGAGGATCACGACATTTCGAAGATGAAAACTGATTTTCCTCGTGTACAGGGGCTCTTCCTGCGAGTAAATACCGCGGTGCCCTCAAGCGCATCAGTTGAACGGCTGTTCAGCACAGCGGCAGATGTGTTCACAAGAAAGCGCACAAAGCTCACGGATGTCAACTTTGAAAAACAATTGCTACTAAAATGCAACGCAACCTGATACAATGCAGAAAATAAAATGTGCGTGTTTTTATGTAGTCTGATTTCGAGCCGTCACTGTAACGGAAAAGTAACGTGAACGTAACTCGCTACTTCCAAGTAACGGGAACGAGTTCCTTTTAGTTCCtcagtaacgggtaacgtatttagttactttttttgtcATGTAACGAGTAACGATAATCAGTTACattttttcggtaacgtgtacaagtctgagtgtccatgatggcgagacctgaagaggagatacaagaagggacataaacacgctatgttgagacattgtgtatgtcccttcctatccctcgtctcaggatttttcgctatggaccttcatgatgtttccttcggcaaactttacatatttttatgtagaattgtgaaggtacagccaggcgctgttagcaaatcacacagtacttttcttgaatcaagaatccatagaaggtacacagtcatcttcagcattgcacacatctatgggacatgttaatcactttggaatgtcacagacatgtcatggaggctggcacatgattagtggtgctgaacagacaactatttgtcatagtttaggcataaaaagcagttttgtcacctgcatgttaagacagatgtatctctacatactttaccatgacacaaatatatgaagcaacaaatgtaccctctactttattatggttaaaCAAATTAGtgaacactgccaagaatgtgggaacacagtcttgtaccacctacactcttcaaaatgaccttcataCACGACAcactgtaggtcaacgagactccagaatgatgtactctccctccccattggctgaaaacatttttctacaaccttgcataaggggaagttagtacaagaaacgcacacattccttttttgagcaaatcagtattcagagcgttaccatactgtggtaggcctgcagtgcattacgtggtacagcacacactgtaaaaaatttcaccgtagaacatgtcccccattctaatgacagtcttctccagtttttaaaactgccatttcccatagtgctttatggtatgacacagtatttctaaatctttactgtagtttactggttgtagcagaaaaaaaagacaccactgtttccgatcacaggacgcaagccataagtgctatacggaaacagtacatgctgctctctagcagttgttcgtgtttggacatggtgtggtgcatgcagggtaaattccacggttaaaatatccaaacgtgaacaactgttagattacatgacgtagaatgctctatagtacagtaaaacctccaaagtcggacacctccctacctcggacaactccccatgatttcattgcacgggcaggctcccattgaaactacgcgtggacgaaattctctatgtcggaaacctccctatcttggaagtaggatagggttttccctgcaaagtcggacaaaaccctggccaaattacctcgatatcggcccatctttgcaccaaaaagacccaaaatgagccagtggccttgacttttgccccttttttcccctatactggtctcagcattttgttgctttagcttttagagtccaaaaacaagtgctgtcagcctacattgtaattcttttgtgtgagcacttgtcttcagtttgtatagtgcctttgaacgagcactgcaccaaagctatgagaagtgggctgacgcttcagagacaagtccttgctgctcgaaaagctccaaaggtaatgccattgagcagaatctgaacggaattgaatgtactaaaatcagtaataattatcagtgaagagtgggtagaggtaccactaccaggcaccaccaccaggtaccactaaggaccttaaattgcagaagggggacatttctcacagctgtgatctcttccattttttgttgccgtcatattctgtaactcggacacctctataagtaggagacgcttcggctgcatcgcgggtgtccaacataggaaggtttcactgtatttatgttccgtgtcatgtgaccacaaacaatatatgcttttgctaaTGCTGCACAGCagaggcgaattgagctgcatgtgaggataataacatgaaacccgaggcgcggaggaaaaggcatgactttacggtctctgtgtcagttgtttcatgttgtaattgcgtaccagctggcctgtacctgagaataggtttgatgcattgaacacgcaccatagacatgcagtatgtggtgtgttgtgataataatgccactgccaatttaagaataatgctccaggtggattgtttcggtacaatcttgaactatgcataccaaggggcagggcatctgcgtgacaggtttacctggaagtaagaatgtaaatgttagccgaagtcattgaataattagcattatcaatatactgctgcagatgatacaaacaatagcacacaagatgctccgatatgttctgcaggaatgtctctgtactcacaatattagtaaaGCAGCTACAGAAaagcataaaacaagtttttgtatacatgataccacttgaatgcaacaaaagcttctgctgcactgccagaacaccacggcggacagatttaccttacttcacctgagaaaaggtatgtactgttgcacacatgatgctgtttgaatctctcgaaaaacataatttatgaccgaaagacatcaactggaagatttcgatttaccttagtcaaaactgagaaaaagtatgtgctgttgcacacatgaaactgcttgaactgccgtTGAGCGCTCTGGaggaacaccttatttgtgaccaaaatacaacagctgagccaacattgaatttataccttacttaaaatacacaagatgtgctgccgtgcatatgatacgatgatactgcttaaatgtactctgaaaccGCTGGCACCttaggcatggttgctctaagctagcgagcaacagcaagggtatacgaataaaagaagtcgagcacaagtgatgcaatgcacttgattaatcagaaaatgaaatgtctcagtaccaggtgtcactgttccgtcaacaaaaacagatgaactctGAAGGGGCGTCTAGTTGGCACTGGTGaaagccttcagcttgaaacccagacggtgatagttgagacgtggagtgcaagcttttcggtggtgccagaatgcctgcgaaatcatttaacaaatgaGGCAATTctaaatctgtactgagaatacacccgctggggcgtaatctctaaaggatgaagcagtaactgacagatagcgttctcttctacgtgatgcaatttgcaccgcatgactgacttgtctaacattacgcgtcttacctttatctgctgcctagtcctgcccctgcaatctcctgctgcagataaggttggcacagcatcccggacgagacatcttcgggttcttgtgaaacaagttgcgcattgcttccgtaacattcgtatgagccagatgaacagatcaaatcgctgctttcgaaggtggcgcccagtcggagttgtaaccgattgttgctgtcaatagatttctctttcgcctttcgggaaattgtggtttgaaacattggaactgcatgctgaagggttcttgcagacgggagcaaaacgctcacgcattctcggcacgcagcacagaacacgaatcacaccaggaagtctgtactggtctagcaaatgctttgcagtcgaaggaagcaaaactcacgttcctcgtgggtttagtgaagtccagaaatatactggctccctaatagcgaactgtttatcacttccccaatgtgaatctgcgcagcagacggcttggcagaagaaactggccggcttggcggaagaaaccaagccaaaagtcatgccaagccggagcgcgggcagaccacgaatgtgtcgtcgacacagggtttgcgggccacaagacgggatgtcagtgaaactaaaaattcactttttcggaaaaccgcgaggagtttgggataactattttgcatacataatcagtgttcccttatgaacacatcgtgtgcgtaccattccattctgtaagactcgaaaatcggcgtaacTGAGCTTTAAAGAATCGGGAAGACGTAATGAAAGCAGGGAACAGTACCTAGTCGCAGACGATAGAACTAGGCTCAGTGAGGAACGGGCGATAGCATACATCCGAGAGAACATGGCGAAAGCGTTTCGGAAGGATGAGGCCACGGAAAACAGCAAATCAGAACAACTACCCGTTGGGTCACAGGAATTCATCATATCAGATGGAAAATGGGACAGGGCAGTCAAGAATATACCAGCAGATACCGCAATAGGCTTGCATTGAATTCCGGTAACTTTAATTCGAGCTTAAGGCCCACTAAGTAGGCGACTATTACAAAGAGCACTTAGTAAagtttatgatgatgatgatgatgattaggatttttctGGCGGAGCGACTACAAAGGTCATAAAGTTAGTGAAGTGCTTACTACCAGAGACATTCCGGctcattggaaacacagtaggGTTAGCATGATATACAAAGGCAAAGGAGAAAAAAAGTAACATAGACGCGTACCAGCCAATAACTCTCACCTCTGTAGTATACAGGATAGCAATGCAAGTACTTGAGGCTATGGTCTCAATTCCCTCTTAAAA
The Ornithodoros turicata isolate Travis unplaced genomic scaffold, ASM3712646v1 ctg00001256.1, whole genome shotgun sequence genome window above contains:
- the LOC135376720 gene encoding uncharacterized protein LOC135376720; the encoded protein is MDPEYSKASTSVFKKCSAIWNKQGQSVRAADIVKSYCGIYLTRPVATRWNSYHEALECILRLVNEGKDINGLCRALNVPVFQRGDDFKFIEEYCTVMSPLCAALDILQGDKYIFLGYLLPTITVLIRRLEYEGMKGLKFCRPLVTAVLDGIQKRFGHLMEDKELLLAAAVLPRFKLSWLKDVTQHAAVMDMLRREIANNSAAKPRHTPVVVTRPRADDFFAFGDAVSASESTACTEDDELTEYLRIPEDHDISKMKTDFPRVQGLFLRVNTAVPSSASVERLFSTAADVFTRKRTKLTDVNFEKQLLLKCNAT